CAGATGGGGATGCCGCTCCAGTCCACCCTCAGCGCTCTGGCCCACACCTGCTGAGTGATGGAGCGAACCTGGTCTTGAGGACGGCGGTGGTGAGGACCACCAAACCATGCGAGCGCGAACCGGTGAAGGTCAATTCGGGTGTGCTGGCCCATCAGGCGTCCGCTTTCATGGGTCCACTGCCCAGGGAGGGCGTGAAATCCGTCGCTGCGCCATCCATGCGCCAGGGCGATATGAACGGCGCGGGTCAGCTGTGCCGGGTCATTCGGCAACAGGACATCAACGTCTCCGTAAAACCGTTCTCCGGGCGTCGCGTACTCAAATTCAGCGAGCGCAAACCCCTTGAACAGGAGCACCGGGATGTCTTCCTGGGCCCAGGCCGCCAATAGAGGTCTCAATTCTGCCCGGATGGCGGCGTGCCGCAATCCAAGTTGCAGATGTCGGTGTTGCAGCTTTGCCCTGAGTGGATGCCCTTGGGGGAGACGGGCCCGCACTTCACCGGCGATCTGCGCCTGGAGCAGGTGCGGCAGGTCATCCTCCGCCACATCCGGGGGATCGGTCGTGAGCGCCCGGACAATGACGTTCCGATCAAGAGTGACCATAGGACCCACTATCGCCCATCAACGGGTGACTCTTCGGCAAACAGTCTCGTGAGGAAAGCGGGGACCTCGGGAAACGTCCAGGCATGCATCTTGATAACGGGCCCCGTGGTGGGTGCGTTGAAGACGGGCGCCCGCGCTCGAGATTAATGCTGATGAATCAGGGTCCGGTGGGCCAGTTCGGACAGCAGGCTACGCAGATCAGCGCGGGCCTGGTCGGCGTCAAGGCCATAGGTGGTGATCAGCAGCTGTTCCAGGGTGTCTTCCGTGGCTGGCAGGGCCTGCCAGATCACACGGCCTGAATCGTTGAGGCTGAACATTTCGCCGAGACCAGCGTGCATTAGCACCATCTCATCCCCCAGGTCCGTCTCTAGGACATTTGCTTCCTTCGTCCACATGGTTGGTCAAGGATAAGGCACGATCTGCTGTCGGGGTTTTCAGCCTTCAGGCCGTTCCTGCCACTCTTCGAGCGGTGAGCGGAAGGAGGCCCTCCTAAAACCTCTCTGATAACCAGATCTCATCTTTAAACAGAAAGTGCCAGCTCTATTAAATACTTCGCATTTAAAATATAAGATATTTCACTTCATCAATGAATCTCTTCATCATTCGAGTCCTTGTAAGAAAGGGCTGTTAATTTGATGTGTCCGCATTTCATTATCCCGCCAACTTTGGAGGAAGTGTCATGTCTCAGCAAATCACGGCAACCGTCACCCTGCAGTCCATCGACACCGTTCAGAAGCCCGCCTATGAGCGCCCACAGGTCCAGGACCTTGGTGCGTGGACCGTCGTCACCTTGCAGCTCAGCGGCGGGACGGGTGAGATCGGCTTCGGCACTGGCCTGGGCAATCTCCTCGCCGGGAAGCCCAAGAACGGCGGCCTGTAATCGTGCGTGCGTTCGCCGGCCTGGGCATCTCCCTGTGTTTACTCCTCGCCGCCTGTAACCAGGCGCCCAGCGTCACGCCTCCGAACGCGGCGCAGCCCAACTCCTCGATCCAGGTCCTGGGCACCCTGGAGCTGAACGTGGACACCACGCTGGGCGGCCAGGCGGTCAGCTCAGGTGTCATCCCTGGCATGAGCCTCACCAGAGGGGAGAGCGCAGTCTATGAGGACGCGTTCTATCGGTATGTCAGCGTCGATTTCGTGATACGCAATCTGTCCTCCACCCCCCGGAGCAACGTGACCCTGCTGGCCATCGGAACGGACGCCACTATTCCTGGCAGCCCTTACAGGGTGTTCAGGGACGAGAACGGCGAAGGGCTGGATTCAGCGATCGCGGCGGACATTCGTCCGTCTCACGGCTTCGTGGGCCCTGGTGTCCCTGACACGAGTGTGACGCGGGCGAGCTTCCAGGCGTACGAGGAAGGGGACGTCTCCCAGCTGAATGGCATTCGCGACATCAAGAACGCGTTCCCCTGGGGCTATGTGGCCACCCGTGAGGATGGGGGGCGTACCCTTGGGCCCAACGGGACGGCGAACGCAACAGCGAACTTCACCCTTGCCGTTCGCGTCCCCAAAGCCACCAATGTAGCCTCACTTGTTATGGCAGTCGCGGTGGTGACGGACAGCGAGATCCGCACCACCCGTGACGTTGTTGAGCGCAACAAGGACCTGGATGGCAATGGCACCGCCACCCGCGCGAACGCGTTGAGTGTGGCAAACGGGGGGGCGCCCGTCACGGTCGCGACCATGCCAGGAGACCTGGCGATCACGAGCTGCGCGTCTTGCGTCACCACCAACATCATGAATGTCCGCACCATGGGGACTCAGACAGCGGCCAGCGTCCGCCTGCTTGATCCTGCCCACCGGGCCCAAGTGGCGTTGACGGGCGAGGCCGTCGCCAACCTTGGCGGCAGCACGTTCGACGCCCTCAGCGCCACGCCGAATGTCAACGACGCGGGGCAGGTGGCGTTCTACTCGACCTTGATGGGAAGCGCCACCCGTGGCGTCTTCCTGAAATCGGCTGAAGACCTTGCTCCGTCTGCGGTGGCCTGGGCTGGACAGGAGGCGCCTGAGGCTGGGGGCGCGACGTACAACACGTTCGGTACGAGCCCCGTGCTGAATCCAGCTGGTCAGCTTGTGTTCTCTTCCGTGCTGAACAATGGCAGGACCGCGATCTTCGTGGGGACGCCAGACGCGGTGACCCCGGTCGTGATCCAGGGCCAGGCGGCCCCAGGGACGGCCGGGAGCACCTTCAATGTTGGGCTGAACAACTTCGTGTCCAATGCCGCGGGGCAGGTGGCTTTCTATTCGCCCCCCGACTCGTCGTCGACGACTGAACTCGTGGGCATCTTCTCAGGCCAGCCGGGCGATCTGACCCGTGTGGTGGTCTCAGGGGACAGCACTCCAGTCGGTGGGACGTACAGCTTTCCCAGCCCTGTCACACCGACGCTCAACAATGGTGGGGATGTGGCGTTCGTCGCATCCATTACGGGTTCCTCTCGCGGCAATGGGGGCGTGTTCCTGCAGCAAGGCGGGGCCGTCGCACCCGTGGCCCTCCGGGGGACAACGGGCCAGCAGTTCAGCAGTTTCAACACCAACCCACCGGCGCTCAACGACGTGGGGCAGGTGGCTTTCCTGGGGACGTTGAGCGGAGGTGGGCTGGCCGTTGCGATGGGCACCCCTGACAGTCTGACCATCCTGGCGCGGCAGAATGCCCAGGCTCCGAATGCCAGTGGCGCGGTGTATGGGGCTCTGGGCGCGCCGGCGATCAATGGCAATGGTCAGGTGGCGTTTCAGGCAAATCTGAGCGGCGGGACAACCACCGCCGGCATTTTCCTGGGCACGCCGGATTCGGTTCAGATGGTGGCCCTGCAGGGCTCACCTGCGCCGGATGCTCCGGGACTGACCCTTGGCGCGTTCGGGACCACTGTCGCCCTGAACGACTCCGGGCAGGTGGCATTCACCACCACGCTTTCTGGCAACGGTCAGGCCCTGTATGTCGGTACGCCTGAGAACCTGAGACTGGTGGCCCGCAAAGGAGACCAGATCGACACCAACCCCAGTCCCGATATCGAAACCCTGAAGACCGTCAACAGCATCTCCTTCACGTCGGGTTCGGGCGGTCAGGACGGCCGGGCCATGGGCCTGGCGGCGGACGGAACAATCACTTTCCGCGTGACCTTTAGCGATAACTCAACCGGCGTCTACACTCTCCGCTAAATCTTGACACCGTGAAGATCACCTGCGTGTCCTCCATGGAGAGGTGTGCAGGTGATCCTCGTCCTGACGTCCAGCCGCGCTAGGCTGCCGGAATGCCAGCGGAAGCTCCTGAACGGGCCATACAGGTTTGTACCCCTCGTTCTGTGGCGCCATGACCAGCCATCTCGACCGCTTCCTGAGCCTGGACGCGGAGATGCACCTGATCGGTCTTGGTCCGGAGACCAGGCCATGGCTGCGGCGCCACTGGGGGTATTCCAGTGGATCAGACCCCAGCCGCGTTGTGAAGATCCGATCTGGCCCTGTCCCGGACCCTCCGGCCATTAGCCCCCAGCAAGTGCCGGTTGCGGGACTTAACGTGCCGTGCTGGGTGCAGGAAGGGCAGGTTTGGATCATTCGGGACGGTTGTGTTGCCTTAACCAGTTCAGGGTAGGCTGACCGTCCGTGAGCGATGCCAAGCCCTACCGCCATCGCTTTCCGATGATGATCATCCAACACGCCGTTTGGTTGTACCACCGCTTCCCTCTCAGCTACCGTGACGTGCAGGAATTGCTCCACCAGCGCGATATCCAGGTCAGCCACGAAACGCTGCGCGAGTGGTGCATAAAATTCGGGCCTCTGTTCGCTGAGGAACTTCGTCAGCGGGAACCCCGCCGGGGTTCCCGCTGGCTTCTAGACGAGGTCTGCACAACGGTGGACGGTGTCCGACATTGGTTGTGGCGGGCCGTGGACGAGCACGGCTTCGTGCTTGATATCCTGCTCCAGAGACATCGTGATACCGAGGCGGCGAGAACCTTCCTGACCAGGTTGCTTGGCGCATACGGTGTTCCAGACACGATCTGCACTGATCAGCTGCGCAGTTACCGTGCCGCGATTCGGGAAATCCCGAGCCTCACCAACGTCGATCACTGGCAGGTGATGTCCACTGCACGCTGCAACAACGTCATTGAGCAAGAACACCGGTCTACGCGACGACAAGAACGATCCCAACAAGGGTTTAAACGGCGGAAACGTGCTCAAGAATTCCTGCGCTTGCATGCCCGGATCACTAACCTCCACCATCATTCACGTACCAGCGTTCCCGCCACGACTCGAAGAAACAACCAAAACCAAGCCTTCCAGACTTGGTTAACGGTCGCGGCAGGAGTGGTCTGAGATTCAGACCACCCCTGCCCTCAGTCTGCCGCGAAACAAGTTAAGGCAACACAACCATCCCAACAGCTTTAGCTTGCCAGAGCCGTTTTCCGTTCTCAGCGTGGAAGGGTGTCCTGAGTGCGTGACAGCGTCGCCTCGAAGGCGTAACGGTCTCCCCGGTACAGCGCCGTCACGAACTCGAAGGGTTGGCCTCCCTGGGTACGCGTCAGTTTTTTCAGGCGTAGCAGGGCGGTCTGAGGCGGGGCGCACAGCATCTGGGTTTCCATGGCACTGGGAAAGACTGCTTCGATGGTCTGGGTGGCATCTCCAATCTTCAGGGCATAGGTCTCTTCCAGCAGGCGGTAGATGGAGCCGCTGAGGTCATGTTCGCCCAGGGTGGAGAATTGATCGGCCACCAGAAACATCGTCTCCAGCGCCATCGGCACCCCATCGGCAAAGCGCAGACGATTGATCTGCCAGACCTGCTGGCGGACATTGAGGTGCAGCACCCCGCGCACCACCTCATCCGGCTTTTGCAGGGACACGTTGAGAACCCGCGCGCTCGGCGTCAGACCGCGCCGCTCCATGTCCTCGGTGAAGGAGGCCAGTTCCACCACATTCTCAATCAGTTTGGGCTGACTGATGAAGCTGCCCGATCCCTGTACCCGTGTCAGGGTTCCCTCGGCTTCCATCTCGCGCAGGGCGTGGCGGGCAGTCATCCGGCTGACCTGAAAGCGCTCGGCGAGTTCGCGCTCGGACGGCACCCGGTCACCGGGGTTGAGCTCGCCGCTGAACATCTTTTCTCGGAGATCTCGCTTGACTTGCAGGTAGAGCGGGGAAGCTGCCTCAGGGGCCATGCGGCTCATTCTTGGCCCTCCTTCCCGGAAAGCGCAAGGGTGGACGCAGCCCTCAACTCTTCACACAATCGCGCATACCCGGACAGCCAGCGGTGATATTCCGTTTCCAGCACGGCGTATTCGCGGTGACGCTCAGGGTTGGGTGTGGCGACATTTTCGGTCTGCGCTCCGGTGGTGGAGGCGGCGCGCAGGTCGTGGTGCAGGCCCAGTCCCTGCGCGGCCACCAGCGCCAAACCGCGCAACGTGACCTCGGTGCCAGTGAGCGTCAGGTACGGCACATTCAACACGTCGGCCTTGATCCCGTTCCAGAGTGTGCTGACCGCTCCACCGCCCATCACCCGCACCTGCTGCAAGGGTGGACGCGCCGAGAGTGTGCCGAGCTGCCGCACCGCGCCACTGAATTCGTAGGCCACCGCCTCCAGTAGGGCGCGGTGCAGGTGGGCTGGACGGTGCGCCAGGGTCAGTCCGTGCCAGCCGCCCTGCAAGGCGGGCGTGTCTGGGCAGGCGCGGCCCAGTGCGTGCGGTGAGAAATACAGGCCCCGGTTGGGCGGCACAAGGCTGGCCCGCGCGTCCAGCGCCGCGTAATCGCCGCCGCCAAACTCATCCACGAACCAGCGGTGCGTGAGGCCGCTGCCGTTGATGTACATCAGCGCGTACCAGTCGTCCGGCCCCAGTGGGCTGGCAATAGGTTGCAGCGTGAGGCTGGGATCGGCAGGATAGCCACGCGAATACTGGGTGAAGACGCTGTAGCTTCCGGCGATGTCCAGGGCAATCGCCGGATCACTGAGGCCCGCGCCCAGAAAGCCTGCCGCCGAGTCGCCCACTCCGGCGAAGATCGGTACCCCGGCCCGCAGCCCGATCTGATCAGCGGCGGCTCCGCTCAGGTGGCCCACCACGTCGTTTGCCGCCACAATGCGCGGTACCTGATCGGGCGAGACGCCGAAGGCCGCGAGCAGCTCCGCGTCCCAGTCCCGCTGGGCGGTGTGGGCCACACCGAACCATGTCAGATAAGTGGAGTCTATGAACGCGGCCTCCGCCGTCTGGGCCGAGAGCCGACCTACGACGTAGCTCGCCAGCGTGGACAGTTTGGCGATCCGGCGCGCCATCTCAGGCTGCTCGCGCTTCCACCAGCGCAGACGTGGCGCACTGATGGGTCTGGCCCCGATGCGCTGGGGCAGCCAGTCCTGCTCCGCATTCCACACCTGCTCGAGATCAGCCTGATAGCGGCGGTCCAGGGTAGAGGGAAACCACGGCGACAGCGCCTCGCCCGCCGCGTCCAGGGCCATCACGCCGCCCATCTGCCCGGAGACGCTTAGGGCGGCAATGCTACGCTGGGGCACTTGCTCCATGACCTCGCGCAAAACCCGCAAGGCCCCCGCGTAGATTCCGTCCGCCTTCTGCTCGGCCACCCCTGGCGCGGGCTGGTGCATCGGCGTCGGCGTGGTGGCCAGGGCAAGCACTGTCCCCCCAGCGTCCAGCACGCCTGCTTTAATCACGCTGGTTCCCAGATCAAGGCACAGCATCAGCGGGGCGCTCATGGGCGGATCGCTTCCGGTCCATCAGGCCGCGCGAATTGCGCGAACAGGGCCTTCTCGGCGGCTTTCGTCCAGCGCCCCTCGCGCAGACGAGCGTGAACCGTGGGAGCCACCGCTAAC
The Deinococcus humi genome window above contains:
- a CDS encoding DUF7453 family protein, whose product is MRAFAGLGISLCLLLAACNQAPSVTPPNAAQPNSSIQVLGTLELNVDTTLGGQAVSSGVIPGMSLTRGESAVYEDAFYRYVSVDFVIRNLSSTPRSNVTLLAIGTDATIPGSPYRVFRDENGEGLDSAIAADIRPSHGFVGPGVPDTSVTRASFQAYEEGDVSQLNGIRDIKNAFPWGYVATREDGGRTLGPNGTANATANFTLAVRVPKATNVASLVMAVAVVTDSEIRTTRDVVERNKDLDGNGTATRANALSVANGGAPVTVATMPGDLAITSCASCVTTNIMNVRTMGTQTAASVRLLDPAHRAQVALTGEAVANLGGSTFDALSATPNVNDAGQVAFYSTLMGSATRGVFLKSAEDLAPSAVAWAGQEAPEAGGATYNTFGTSPVLNPAGQLVFSSVLNNGRTAIFVGTPDAVTPVVIQGQAAPGTAGSTFNVGLNNFVSNAAGQVAFYSPPDSSSTTELVGIFSGQPGDLTRVVVSGDSTPVGGTYSFPSPVTPTLNNGGDVAFVASITGSSRGNGGVFLQQGGAVAPVALRGTTGQQFSSFNTNPPALNDVGQVAFLGTLSGGGLAVAMGTPDSLTILARQNAQAPNASGAVYGALGAPAINGNGQVAFQANLSGGTTTAGIFLGTPDSVQMVALQGSPAPDAPGLTLGAFGTTVALNDSGQVAFTTTLSGNGQALYVGTPENLRLVARKGDQIDTNPSPDIETLKTVNSISFTSGSGGQDGRAMGLAADGTITFRVTFSDNSTGVYTLR
- a CDS encoding GntR family transcriptional regulator, whose protein sequence is MSRMAPEAASPLYLQVKRDLREKMFSGELNPGDRVPSERELAERFQVSRMTARHALREMEAEGTLTRVQGSGSFISQPKLIENVVELASFTEDMERRGLTPSARVLNVSLQKPDEVVRGVLHLNVRQQVWQINRLRFADGVPMALETMFLVADQFSTLGEHDLSGSIYRLLEETYALKIGDATQTIEAVFPSAMETQMLCAPPQTALLRLKKLTRTQGGQPFEFVTALYRGDRYAFEATLSRTQDTLPR
- a CDS encoding xylulokinase encodes the protein MSAPLMLCLDLGTSVIKAGVLDAGGTVLALATTPTPMHQPAPGVAEQKADGIYAGALRVLREVMEQVPQRSIAALSVSGQMGGVMALDAAGEALSPWFPSTLDRRYQADLEQVWNAEQDWLPQRIGARPISAPRLRWWKREQPEMARRIAKLSTLASYVVGRLSAQTAEAAFIDSTYLTWFGVAHTAQRDWDAELLAAFGVSPDQVPRIVAANDVVGHLSGAAADQIGLRAGVPIFAGVGDSAAGFLGAGLSDPAIALDIAGSYSVFTQYSRGYPADPSLTLQPIASPLGPDDWYALMYINGSGLTHRWFVDEFGGGDYAALDARASLVPPNRGLYFSPHALGRACPDTPALQGGWHGLTLAHRPAHLHRALLEAVAYEFSGAVRQLGTLSARPPLQQVRVMGGGAVSTLWNGIKADVLNVPYLTLTGTEVTLRGLALVAAQGLGLHHDLRAASTTGAQTENVATPNPERHREYAVLETEYHRWLSGYARLCEELRAASTLALSGKEGQE
- a CDS encoding IS6 family transposase; the protein is MSDAKPYRHRFPMMIIQHAVWLYHRFPLSYRDVQELLHQRDIQVSHETLREWCIKFGPLFAEELRQREPRRGSRWLLDEVCTTVDGVRHWLWRAVDEHGFVLDILLQRHRDTEAARTFLTRLLGAYGVPDTICTDQLRSYRAAIREIPSLTNVDHWQVMSTARCNNVIEQEHRSTRRQERSQQGFKRRKRAQEFLRLHARITNLHHHSRTSVPATTRRNNQNQAFQTWLTVAAGVV
- a CDS encoding PqqD family protein — protein: MWTKEANVLETDLGDEMVLMHAGLGEMFSLNDSGRVIWQALPATEDTLEQLLITTYGLDADQARADLRSLLSELAHRTLIHQH